A section of the Streptomyces sp. NBC_01363 genome encodes:
- a CDS encoding MMPL family transporter: MVAIARWCIRHRLIAVLVWLFALGGAATAAGFAGSAYSNDYEVPGTESGRAAELLRSGFTDLGGDTDTIVWHTSDSTVRAADVRQTMTRTLHAVEELPGVGAVTGPYGASGTAQISGDGHTAYATITFDQQVDDIPVQQARAVVDTAKAAAGDHLQVELGGPAVALTEAPSVHLSEAVGVLVAAVVLFLAFGSLAASMLPIATALVSVGTAYAGTVLLGHVMTVADFAPMLGMLIGLGVGIDYALFIVTRHRRGLRQGLSVTEAAQNAVATTGRAVVFAGATVCIALLGMLILRLGFLNGVAIAASLTVVLTVAASVTLLPALLSFIGTRALSRRERRQLAEHGPRPESPTGFAARWSAFVERHPKLLGALAAVVMLVLALPTFSLHLGTSDQGNNPSSSTTRQAYDLLADGFGPGVNGPLTIAAQLDGADDRLAMDGLPATLRSTEGVASVGPVTYNSDGGTALVTVVPKSSPQSQETSALVDRLRTDVLPRAEQNTSLRAHVGGVTASYDDFARIIIGKLPLFVGVVIGLGCLLLLLAFRSIGIPLKAAVMNVAAVASSFGVVVAIFQWGWGSELLGLGSSGPIEPFLPVIMVSVLFGLSMDYQVFLVGRMYEEWLETGDNRRAVRVGLAETGRVINSAAVIMISVFLAFVLSGDRVIAMFGIALAAAVMLDAFVLRTLLVPALMHLLGGANWWLPRRLDRLLPRISIEPPESGSGLSHAKIPQAAQPAEVAQTAQAVESVREGA; the protein is encoded by the coding sequence TTGGTTGCCATTGCCCGCTGGTGCATCAGGCACCGACTCATTGCCGTCCTCGTCTGGCTGTTCGCCCTCGGCGGCGCGGCCACCGCGGCGGGCTTCGCGGGTTCCGCTTACTCCAACGACTACGAGGTGCCCGGCACGGAGTCCGGCCGGGCCGCCGAGCTCCTCAGGAGCGGCTTCACGGATCTCGGCGGTGACACCGACACCATCGTCTGGCACACCTCCGACTCGACCGTGCGGGCCGCCGACGTCCGGCAGACGATGACCCGGACCCTGCACGCGGTCGAGGAACTGCCCGGGGTCGGCGCGGTCACCGGACCGTACGGGGCGTCCGGCACCGCACAGATCAGCGGCGACGGACACACCGCCTACGCCACGATCACCTTCGACCAGCAGGTCGATGACATCCCGGTGCAGCAGGCCAGGGCCGTCGTCGACACCGCCAAGGCGGCCGCCGGAGACCATCTCCAGGTGGAACTGGGCGGCCCCGCCGTCGCCCTCACCGAAGCGCCCTCCGTCCACCTCAGCGAGGCCGTCGGGGTCCTCGTCGCGGCGGTCGTCCTGTTCCTCGCCTTCGGCTCGCTCGCCGCCAGCATGCTGCCCATCGCCACCGCGCTCGTCTCCGTCGGCACGGCCTACGCGGGCACCGTGCTGCTCGGCCATGTGATGACCGTCGCCGACTTCGCGCCCATGCTGGGCATGCTGATCGGGCTCGGCGTCGGCATCGACTACGCGCTGTTCATCGTCACCCGACACCGCAGAGGGCTGCGCCAGGGCCTGTCGGTCACCGAGGCCGCGCAGAACGCCGTCGCGACGACCGGCCGCGCCGTCGTCTTCGCCGGGGCCACCGTCTGCATCGCGCTGCTCGGCATGCTGATCCTGCGGCTCGGCTTCCTCAACGGTGTGGCGATCGCCGCCTCGCTCACCGTCGTCCTGACCGTGGCCGCCTCCGTGACCCTGCTCCCCGCCCTGTTGTCCTTCATCGGCACGCGGGCGCTGAGCCGGCGCGAGCGCAGACAGCTCGCCGAGCACGGCCCGCGGCCCGAATCTCCCACGGGCTTCGCCGCCCGCTGGTCCGCCTTCGTCGAACGCCACCCCAAGCTGCTCGGGGCGCTGGCCGCCGTGGTGATGCTGGTACTGGCGCTGCCCACCTTCTCCCTGCATCTGGGCACCTCCGACCAGGGCAACAACCCCTCCTCGTCGACCACCCGGCAGGCGTACGACCTGCTGGCCGACGGATTCGGCCCCGGCGTCAACGGGCCGCTGACGATCGCCGCCCAGCTGGACGGCGCGGACGACCGGCTTGCGATGGACGGTCTGCCCGCCACTCTGCGGTCCACCGAGGGCGTGGCCTCGGTCGGCCCGGTCACGTACAACAGCGACGGCGGTACGGCCCTCGTCACCGTCGTACCGAAGTCGTCGCCGCAGTCCCAGGAGACCAGCGCGCTCGTCGACCGGCTGCGTACGGACGTCCTGCCGCGGGCCGAGCAGAACACCTCGCTCCGGGCCCATGTCGGGGGAGTGACCGCCAGCTACGACGACTTCGCCCGGATCATCATCGGCAAGCTCCCGCTCTTCGTCGGCGTGGTCATAGGGCTCGGCTGTCTGCTTCTGCTGCTGGCCTTCCGGTCGATCGGCATTCCGCTGAAGGCCGCGGTGATGAATGTGGCCGCCGTCGCCTCCTCGTTCGGGGTCGTCGTCGCGATCTTCCAGTGGGGGTGGGGGAGCGAACTGCTGGGGCTGGGCAGCTCGGGGCCCATCGAGCCGTTCCTGCCGGTGATCATGGTGTCCGTGCTCTTCGGGCTGTCCATGGACTACCAGGTGTTCCTGGTGGGGCGGATGTACGAGGAGTGGCTGGAGACGGGGGACAACCGGCGGGCCGTCCGGGTGGGCCTCGCCGAGACCGGCCGGGTGATCAACTCCGCGGCCGTGATCATGATCTCGGTCTTCCTCGCGTTCGTCCTCAGCGGGGACCGGGTCATCGCCATGTTCGGCATCGCGCTCGCCGCGGCCGTCATGCTGGACGCCTTCGTCCTCCGTACGCTGCTGGTCCCCGCGCTGATGCACCTGCTGGGCGGGGCGAACTGGTGGCTGCCGCGCCGGCTGGACCGGCTGCTGCCGCGGATCAGCATCGAGCCTCCCGAATCCGGATCCGGCCTGTCGCATGCGAAGATCCCGCAGGCAGCGCAACCCGCGGAGGTGGCGCAGACCGCGCAAGCGGTGGAATCGGTTCGAGAAGGAGCATGA
- a CDS encoding phosphocholine-specific phospholipase C, with protein sequence MTTDISRRRLFALGGGALGAAAAGSLLPPSLQAAIAAQPAHPAGSGGRDGLGAIKHVVILMQENRSFDHYFGTLRGVRGFGDRNAVELPSGKPVFEQPAPLGTSVLPFPVRGAAETQKKDLQYIGALDHSWSGGGKAWAGGWMNGWVTAKTAATMAYYDRRDIPLHYELADTFTVCDAYHSSIHSSTSPNRNHLWSGKTGNEPNGKRAVGNDAYDEGTHPGYDWGTYAERLEKAGRSWRTYTEWENFTDNQIEFFATFKAVARKALAKTGGHTYMESFYSAVRDADAAERERLFGLLEEGVATLSKAERSLFERALRRVETGTLADEFAKDVAAGTLPEVSYLVPSAVDSEHPSVSSPIHSATIVYKVLDALGKHPDVWRHTAVIINYDENDGFFDHVPPPVAPPEVTEEQWEGKPTGLGMRVPMLVVSPWTIGGYVCSEVFDHTSVIRFLERWTGVKEPNIGDWRRTVTGDLTSAFDFSRGRRRPEVEQPGAIPPFSGRWSPKPPLVQHMPVQEPGARPARALPYQPDAQAKLVDGAVRVALSNTGRSSAHFALYPYAGEFPAPQHRDVKGTAQWTVPVTGAAYRFTVTGPNGFRREFAGSAKDGAPAEVASRVDAHERDLHLTLRNTGRTTLTFTVRPLGYVDEADLRDWTRTVKVKPGRSRTVVHSAADAHGWYDLDVTVDGDAAFRRRLMGHIENGRASVSG encoded by the coding sequence TTGACCACGGACATTTCACGGCGACGGCTCTTCGCGCTCGGCGGCGGTGCGCTCGGCGCCGCGGCGGCGGGGTCGCTGCTGCCGCCTTCGCTGCAGGCCGCGATAGCCGCGCAGCCGGCACACCCGGCGGGGTCCGGAGGCCGTGACGGGCTCGGAGCCATCAAGCACGTGGTGATCCTGATGCAGGAGAACCGTTCCTTCGACCACTACTTCGGGACGCTCCGGGGCGTACGCGGCTTCGGTGACCGCAACGCCGTCGAGCTGCCCTCGGGCAAGCCGGTCTTCGAGCAGCCCGCACCCTTGGGCACCTCCGTGCTGCCGTTCCCGGTGCGCGGCGCCGCCGAGACGCAGAAGAAGGACCTCCAGTACATCGGTGCGCTCGACCACTCCTGGAGCGGCGGCGGCAAGGCGTGGGCCGGCGGGTGGATGAACGGCTGGGTGACCGCGAAGACGGCCGCCACCATGGCGTACTACGACCGCCGCGACATCCCGCTGCACTACGAACTGGCCGACACCTTCACGGTCTGCGACGCCTACCACTCCTCCATCCACTCCTCGACCAGCCCCAACCGCAACCACCTGTGGAGCGGGAAGACGGGCAACGAGCCGAACGGCAAGCGGGCCGTCGGCAACGACGCGTACGACGAGGGCACCCACCCCGGCTACGACTGGGGCACCTACGCGGAGCGGCTGGAGAAGGCCGGACGCAGCTGGCGCACGTACACCGAGTGGGAGAACTTCACCGACAACCAGATCGAGTTCTTCGCCACCTTCAAGGCCGTCGCCCGCAAGGCGCTGGCGAAGACCGGCGGGCACACGTACATGGAGTCGTTCTACTCCGCCGTGCGGGACGCGGACGCAGCCGAGCGGGAGCGGCTGTTCGGCCTGCTGGAGGAGGGCGTCGCCACTCTGAGCAAGGCCGAACGCAGCCTCTTCGAGCGGGCGTTGCGCCGGGTGGAGACCGGAACGCTGGCCGACGAGTTCGCCAAGGACGTGGCGGCGGGCACGCTGCCGGAGGTCTCCTACCTGGTGCCCTCCGCCGTCGACTCGGAGCACCCGAGCGTCTCCTCGCCGATCCACAGCGCGACGATCGTCTACAAGGTCCTGGACGCGCTGGGCAAGCACCCCGACGTGTGGCGGCACACCGCCGTCATCATCAACTACGACGAGAACGACGGCTTCTTCGACCACGTGCCGCCGCCGGTCGCGCCGCCCGAGGTGACCGAGGAGCAGTGGGAGGGCAAGCCCACCGGTCTCGGCATGCGGGTGCCGATGCTCGTCGTGTCGCCGTGGACCATCGGCGGCTACGTCTGCTCCGAGGTCTTCGACCACACCTCCGTGATCCGCTTCCTGGAGCGCTGGACCGGGGTGAAGGAACCGAACATCGGCGACTGGCGGCGCACCGTCACCGGCGACCTGACCTCCGCCTTCGACTTCTCGCGCGGGCGTCGCCGGCCCGAGGTGGAGCAGCCGGGCGCCATTCCGCCGTTCAGCGGCCGCTGGTCGCCGAAGCCGCCGCTCGTCCAGCACATGCCCGTGCAGGAGCCGGGCGCGCGCCCGGCCCGCGCGCTGCCGTACCAGCCGGACGCGCAGGCGAAGCTGGTGGACGGCGCGGTGCGGGTGGCCCTCAGCAACACCGGGCGCTCGTCGGCGCACTTCGCGCTGTATCCGTACGCGGGCGAGTTCCCCGCACCGCAGCACCGGGACGTGAAGGGCACGGCGCAGTGGACGGTGCCGGTCACCGGGGCGGCGTACCGGTTCACGGTGACGGGGCCGAACGGCTTCCGCCGCGAGTTCGCCGGGTCCGCGAAGGACGGTGCCCCGGCCGAGGTCGCGTCGCGGGTCGACGCCCATGAGCGCGATCTCCACCTCACGCTGCGCAACACGGGGCGGACGACGCTCACCTTCACCGTGCGGCCGCTGGGATATGTCGACGAGGCGGACCTGCGGGACTGGACCAGGACCGTCAAGGTCAAGCCGGGGCGCAGCCGCACCGTGGTGCACTCGGCGGCCGACGCGCACGGCTGGTACGACCTGGACGTCACCGTCGACGGGGACGCCGCCTTCCGGCGCCGGCTGATGGGGCACATCGAGAACGGCCGGGCGAGCGTCTCGGGCTGA
- the gatA gene encoding Asp-tRNA(Asn)/Glu-tRNA(Gln) amidotransferase subunit GatA, whose translation MTDNSTIIKLTAAEIAAKIASGELTAVQVTEAHLARIDAVDEKVHAFLHVDREGALAQARAVDAKKAAGEKLGPLAGVPLALKDIFTTEDMPTTVGSKILEGWIPPYDATLTKRLKAADVVILGKTNMDEFAMGSSTENSAYGPTGNPWDLTRIPGGSGGGSSAALASYEAPLAIGTDTGGSIRQPAAVTGTVGVKPTYGGVSRYGMVAFSSSLDQGGPCARTVLDAALLHEAIAGHDPMDSTSIDAPVPPVVEAARNGSVEGMRVGVVKQFSGEGYQAGVVQRFNESVELLKSLGATIVELDCPSFDLALSAYYLIAPSECSSNLARFDAMRYGLRVGDDGTRSAEDVTALTREAGFGDEVKRRVILGTYALSSGYYDAYYGSAQKVRTLITQDFEKAFEQVDVIVSPTTPTTAFPIGERADDPMAMYLADLCTIPTNLAGNSAMSLPCGLAPEDGLPVGLQIIAPAMKDDRLYKVGAAVEAAFVEKWGHPLLEEAPSL comes from the coding sequence ATGACGGACAACAGCACCATCATCAAGCTCACCGCCGCCGAGATCGCCGCGAAGATCGCCTCCGGCGAACTCACGGCGGTCCAGGTCACCGAGGCCCACCTGGCCAGGATCGACGCGGTCGACGAGAAGGTCCACGCCTTCCTGCACGTCGACCGCGAGGGCGCGCTCGCGCAGGCCCGCGCCGTCGACGCCAAGAAGGCGGCCGGCGAGAAGCTCGGCCCGCTGGCCGGCGTCCCGCTCGCACTCAAGGACATCTTCACCACCGAGGACATGCCGACCACCGTCGGTTCCAAGATCCTCGAAGGCTGGATCCCGCCGTACGACGCGACCCTCACCAAGCGGCTGAAGGCCGCCGACGTCGTCATCCTCGGCAAGACCAACATGGACGAGTTCGCCATGGGGTCCTCCACCGAGAACAGCGCCTACGGCCCGACCGGCAACCCGTGGGACCTCACCCGCATCCCGGGCGGCTCCGGCGGCGGCTCGTCCGCCGCGCTCGCGTCGTACGAGGCCCCGCTCGCCATCGGCACGGACACCGGCGGCTCCATCCGCCAGCCCGCCGCCGTCACCGGCACCGTCGGCGTCAAGCCCACCTACGGCGGCGTCTCCCGCTACGGCATGGTGGCCTTCTCCAGCTCCCTGGACCAGGGCGGGCCCTGCGCCCGTACCGTCCTGGACGCGGCCCTGCTGCACGAGGCGATCGCCGGGCACGACCCGATGGACTCGACGTCCATCGACGCCCCGGTCCCGCCGGTCGTCGAGGCCGCGCGCAACGGCAGCGTCGAGGGCATGCGCGTCGGTGTCGTCAAGCAGTTCTCCGGTGAGGGCTACCAGGCCGGAGTCGTCCAGCGCTTCAACGAGTCGGTCGAGCTGCTGAAGTCGCTCGGCGCCACGATCGTCGAGCTGGACTGCCCGTCCTTCGACCTGGCCCTGTCGGCGTACTACCTGATCGCGCCGTCCGAGTGCTCCTCCAACCTGGCCCGCTTCGACGCCATGCGTTACGGGCTGCGCGTCGGCGACGACGGCACGAGGTCCGCCGAGGACGTCACCGCGCTCACCCGCGAGGCCGGCTTCGGCGACGAGGTCAAGCGCCGCGTCATCCTCGGTACGTACGCACTCAGCTCCGGCTACTACGACGCGTACTACGGCTCGGCGCAGAAGGTCCGCACCCTGATCACGCAGGACTTCGAGAAGGCCTTCGAGCAGGTGGACGTCATCGTCTCCCCGACGACGCCCACCACCGCCTTCCCGATCGGCGAGCGCGCCGACGACCCGATGGCGATGTACCTCGCGGACCTGTGCACCATCCCGACCAACCTCGCGGGCAACTCCGCCATGTCGCTGCCCTGCGGCCTGGCACCCGAGGACGGCCTGCCGGTCGGGCTGCAGATCATCGCCCCCGCCATGAAGGACGACCGTCTCTACAAGGTCGGAGCCGCCGTCGAGGCCGCCTTCGTGGAAAAGTGGGGTCACCCGCTGCTGGAGGAGGCTCCGTCGTTGTGA
- the gatB gene encoding Asp-tRNA(Asn)/Glu-tRNA(Gln) amidotransferase subunit GatB: MTVIDLVSYEDALASYDPVMGLEVHVELGTKTKMFCGCSTELKQDANSQTCPVCLGLPGALPVVNEIGVESAIKIGLALNCEIAEWCRFARKNYFYPDMPKNFQTSQYDEPIAYNGYLDVQLEDGEIFRVQIERAHMEEDTGKSTHVGGATGRIHGASHSLLDYNRAGIPLIEIVTKPIEGAGARAPEVAKAYVAELRELIKALGVSEARMEMGQMRCDVNLSLRPNGTETFGTRSETKNVNSLRSVERAARFEIQRHAAVLSSGGTIVQETRHFHEEDGSTTAGRIKDNAEDYRYFPEPDLVPVAPAREWVEELRKGLPELPRLRRARLKEEWGVSEHDMQSILNAGAVDLIVATTDAGAPSDQARKWWMGELARNANETGRGLDELPITPVQVARVAELVTSGDLNDKLARQVIEGVLAGEGDPDTVVEKRGLKVVSDEGALSTAVDEAIAANAAIADKIRGGKVAAAGALVGAVMKATRGQADAARVRELILEKLGVEG, translated from the coding sequence GTGACTGTCATCGACCTGGTGTCGTACGAGGACGCGCTCGCGTCCTACGACCCCGTCATGGGCCTGGAGGTCCATGTCGAGCTCGGCACCAAGACCAAGATGTTCTGCGGCTGCTCCACCGAGCTCAAGCAGGACGCCAACTCCCAGACCTGCCCGGTCTGTCTCGGCCTGCCCGGCGCCCTGCCGGTCGTCAACGAGATCGGCGTCGAGTCCGCCATCAAGATCGGTCTCGCGCTGAACTGCGAGATCGCCGAGTGGTGCCGCTTCGCCCGGAAGAACTACTTCTATCCGGACATGCCGAAGAACTTCCAGACCTCCCAGTACGACGAGCCGATCGCCTACAACGGCTATCTGGACGTCCAGCTGGAGGACGGGGAGATCTTCCGGGTGCAGATCGAGCGTGCCCACATGGAGGAGGACACCGGCAAGTCGACCCACGTCGGCGGCGCCACCGGCCGTATCCACGGCGCGTCCCACTCCCTGCTCGACTACAACCGCGCGGGCATCCCGCTCATCGAGATCGTCACCAAGCCGATCGAGGGCGCGGGCGCACGCGCCCCCGAGGTGGCCAAGGCGTACGTCGCCGAGCTCCGCGAGCTCATCAAGGCGCTCGGCGTCTCCGAGGCCCGCATGGAGATGGGCCAGATGCGCTGCGACGTCAACCTGTCGCTGCGCCCCAACGGCACCGAGACGTTCGGTACGCGCTCCGAGACGAAGAACGTGAACTCGCTGCGTTCCGTCGAGCGTGCCGCCCGCTTCGAGATCCAGCGGCACGCGGCCGTGCTGTCCTCCGGCGGCACGATCGTGCAGGAGACCCGGCACTTCCACGAGGAGGACGGCTCGACCACGGCCGGCCGCATCAAGGACAACGCCGAGGACTACCGCTACTTCCCCGAGCCCGACCTGGTACCGGTCGCCCCGGCCCGCGAGTGGGTCGAGGAACTGCGCAAGGGCCTCCCCGAGCTGCCGCGGCTGCGCCGGGCGCGGCTCAAGGAGGAGTGGGGTGTCTCCGAGCACGACATGCAGTCCATCCTCAACGCCGGCGCGGTCGACCTGATCGTCGCCACGACCGACGCGGGGGCCCCTTCGGACCAGGCCCGCAAGTGGTGGATGGGCGAGCTGGCCCGCAACGCCAACGAGACCGGCCGCGGCCTCGACGAGCTGCCGATCACCCCGGTGCAGGTCGCCAGGGTGGCCGAGCTCGTCACCTCGGGCGACCTCAACGACAAGCTGGCCCGCCAGGTCATCGAGGGCGTCCTCGCGGGCGAGGGCGACCCGGACACCGTCGTCGAGAAGCGCGGCCTGAAGGTCGTCTCCGACGAGGGCGCGCTGTCCACGGCCGTCGACGAGGCCATCGCGGCCAACGCGGCCATCGCGGACAAGATCCGTGGCGGCAAGGTCGCGGCGGCGGGCGCGCTCGTCGGCGCGGTCATGAAGGCCACCCGGGGCCAGGCGGACGCCGCCCGGGTGCGTGAGCTGATCCTGGAGAAGCTCGGCGTCGAGGGCTGA
- a CDS encoding GNAT family N-acetyltransferase has protein sequence MFAVSLGDDGAELRPLEIWQAQEFLDHMDRARELIDPWIPFASFATDLDSARALLRRYADKQAADEGRIYGIWLEGKLVGGVLFRIFDAESGNCEIGCWLEPAGEGRGLITRASRKLIDWAVYERGMHRVEWDASAANTASIAVAERLGMTRDGVLRENYLYRGERHDSEIWSVLAPEWRARKD, from the coding sequence ATGTTCGCGGTATCCCTGGGTGACGACGGAGCGGAACTGCGTCCGCTGGAGATCTGGCAGGCCCAGGAGTTCCTGGACCACATGGACCGCGCCCGGGAGCTCATCGACCCGTGGATCCCCTTCGCCTCCTTCGCCACCGACCTGGACTCGGCGCGTGCGCTGCTGCGGCGGTACGCGGACAAGCAGGCGGCGGACGAGGGGCGGATCTACGGCATCTGGCTGGAGGGCAAGCTCGTCGGCGGCGTCCTGTTCCGGATCTTCGACGCGGAGTCGGGCAACTGCGAGATCGGCTGCTGGCTGGAGCCGGCGGGCGAGGGGCGCGGCCTGATCACCCGGGCGTCCCGGAAGCTGATCGACTGGGCGGTGTACGAGCGCGGCATGCACCGCGTGGAGTGGGACGCGTCCGCCGCGAACACCGCCAGCATCGCCGTGGCGGAGCGGCTCGGCATGACGCGCGACGGGGTGCTGCGCGAGAACTACCTGTACCGCGGTGAGCGGCACGACTCGGAGATCTGGTCGGTGCTGGCCCCGGAGTGGCGGGCGCGGAAGGACTGA
- a CDS encoding helix-turn-helix domain-containing protein has translation MADQLGTLLRRLRNRAGLTQEQLEARSGVSVRTIRRLENGRSSDHRLGTVNLLADALEAGPEDRQRLAATLTKPKAEPAGEPAPVPESAPAAVPTPVPAQNAAQNATQNATKNPGTDSRPTPTASPVHAELVTAATELAREIRRRWQREEEHRRVHDPFPLPVRWQGAPESLTDHSENIQRLPPGATPDRMDLSGDLGSVAEVYRRIGSGRLVVLGRAGSGKSILTIRFVLDQLEAREPHDRVPVIFSIGSWDPTGVALRDWLIDRLVRDHPHLTRRAPDGSTLAANLVDTDLVLPVLDGFDEIAEGLRSTALEVLNSTSLPLVLTSRRGEFAEAVQEAGAPLVWAAGLELTDLTLDDLAAYLPRTARPVPRGDGGSAAVWTPVLDRLRARESGAATPLARVLNTPLMIVLARTMYSEASDRNPAELLDAERFPDENSLEEHLLAGFVPTVYRRRVAERSATRRRERHRDPEHAERWLGHLAHHLARLDGDQQDLAWWRIGDSLRLSTRLLAVVVSSALCVALAVWFVNLVNLPFPVGEALLLGGSMGTVAGLAFGCVHAILVRFGTTAFEPAHVRLRLPGAGTGVGRRPVRTFAARFGAVLPGGFVMGVGCACALALQRRLYYGIPLANEPVIKGTLINMLVFGLIFGAGAGLVFGIMAVLEAPLDVASAATPAGLLASNRATVVRQVLVLVPMLTLVIAVGGHLITDVLDGILGPLIWNASDGLVIGAIGGLGGTCSYALSFTAWGRWLVLSRVWLPLTGKLPWDTVAFLDDAYRRGVLRQTGAVYQFRHIRLQHHLARSYREHQSKYAPATFGSGT, from the coding sequence GTGGCGGATCAGCTCGGCACCTTGTTGCGTCGGCTGCGTAATCGGGCGGGGCTGACTCAGGAGCAGCTGGAGGCACGGTCCGGGGTGAGCGTGCGTACGATCCGCAGACTGGAGAACGGCAGATCCAGCGATCACCGGCTGGGTACGGTGAACCTGCTGGCGGACGCGCTGGAGGCCGGGCCCGAGGACCGTCAGCGGCTCGCCGCCACGCTCACGAAGCCGAAGGCCGAACCGGCCGGCGAACCCGCGCCCGTACCCGAATCCGCGCCCGCCGCCGTGCCCACGCCCGTACCTGCACAGAATGCCGCACAGAATGCCACGCAGAATGCCACAAAGAATCCCGGGACAGATTCCCGTCCCACCCCCACCGCCTCACCCGTTCACGCCGAACTTGTCACCGCCGCCACCGAATTGGCCCGGGAAATCAGGCGCCGTTGGCAGCGCGAGGAGGAACACCGCCGGGTGCACGATCCCTTTCCGCTTCCGGTGCGCTGGCAGGGCGCCCCCGAATCGCTGACCGACCATTCGGAGAACATTCAGCGTCTGCCGCCGGGAGCGACGCCGGACCGAATGGACCTGAGCGGCGATCTGGGCAGCGTGGCCGAGGTCTACCGGCGGATCGGGTCCGGGCGGCTCGTGGTCCTCGGCCGGGCCGGATCCGGCAAGTCGATCCTGACGATCAGGTTCGTCCTGGACCAGCTGGAGGCCCGGGAGCCGCACGACCGGGTGCCGGTGATCTTCAGCATCGGCTCCTGGGATCCCACGGGCGTCGCGCTGCGGGACTGGCTGATCGACCGGCTGGTGCGCGACCACCCGCATCTCACCCGCAGGGCGCCCGACGGGTCGACGCTGGCGGCCAACCTGGTCGACACGGATCTCGTACTGCCGGTCCTGGACGGGTTCGACGAGATCGCGGAAGGTCTGCGGAGTACGGCCCTGGAGGTGCTCAACTCCACCTCGCTCCCGCTCGTCCTGACCAGCCGGCGCGGCGAGTTCGCCGAGGCCGTCCAGGAGGCCGGTGCCCCACTGGTCTGGGCCGCCGGTCTCGAACTGACCGATCTCACCCTCGACGACCTCGCCGCCTACCTGCCCCGGACGGCCCGGCCGGTCCCTCGCGGCGACGGCGGGAGCGCGGCCGTCTGGACCCCCGTACTGGACCGGCTGCGCGCCCGTGAGAGCGGGGCGGCCACCCCCCTGGCCAGGGTCCTGAACACACCGCTCATGATCGTCCTGGCGCGGACGATGTACAGCGAGGCATCCGACAGAAATCCGGCGGAGCTGCTGGACGCCGAGCGCTTCCCCGACGAGAACTCCCTCGAAGAACATCTGCTGGCGGGCTTCGTGCCGACGGTCTACCGGCGCCGCGTCGCCGAGCGGAGCGCCACCCGTCGCCGGGAGCGGCACCGCGATCCGGAGCACGCCGAGCGCTGGCTCGGCCATCTCGCCCACCATCTGGCCCGGCTCGACGGCGACCAGCAGGACCTGGCATGGTGGCGGATCGGTGATTCGCTGCGGCTGTCCACGCGGCTGCTCGCGGTGGTGGTGTCCTCGGCGCTCTGCGTCGCGCTCGCCGTGTGGTTCGTCAATCTGGTCAACCTGCCGTTCCCGGTCGGCGAGGCCCTCCTGTTGGGGGGTTCGATGGGGACGGTCGCCGGTCTCGCCTTCGGATGCGTCCACGCGATCCTGGTCCGGTTCGGCACCACGGCCTTCGAACCCGCCCATGTACGGCTGCGGCTGCCCGGCGCGGGCACCGGCGTCGGCCGCAGACCGGTGCGTACGTTCGCCGCCCGATTCGGCGCCGTTCTGCCGGGCGGATTCGTGATGGGCGTCGGATGTGCCTGTGCCCTCGCCCTCCAGCGCCGGCTGTACTACGGAATCCCGCTCGCGAACGAGCCGGTGATCAAGGGCACGCTCATCAACATGCTGGTCTTCGGCCTGATCTTCGGCGCGGGTGCCGGACTCGTCTTCGGGATCATGGCCGTGCTCGAAGCGCCGCTGGACGTCGCATCCGCGGCCACCCCGGCCGGCCTGCTGGCCTCGAACCGCGCGACGGTGGTCCGGCAGGTTCTCGTACTGGTACCGATGCTCACCCTGGTGATCGCGGTCGGCGGGCACCTGATCACCGACGTGCTCGACGGAATCCTCGGACCGCTGATCTGGAACGCGTCGGACGGGCTCGTCATCGGTGCCATCGGCGGGCTCGGCGGCACGTGCTCGTACGCGCTCTCGTTCACCGCCTGGGGACGCTGGCTGGTCCTGTCGCGGGTCTGGCTGCCCCTGACCGGCAAGCTGCCGTGGGACACGGTGGCCTTCCTGGACGACGCCTACCGCCGGGGCGTCCTGCGCCAGACCGGCGCGGTGTACCAGTTCCGCCACATCCGGCTCCAGCACCACCTCGCCCGCTCGTACCGCGAGCACCAGAGCAAGTACGCACCGGCCACCTTCGGCTCCGGCACATAG